One Syngnathoides biaculeatus isolate LvHL_M chromosome 4, ASM1980259v1, whole genome shotgun sequence DNA window includes the following coding sequences:
- the rtkna gene encoding rhotekin isoform X6 codes for MFCRNQTTRATVARGSALEMEIRRGRFRKSLYVNTSQDSDIQKKIDHEIRMRDGACKLLAACSQRDQALEAAKSLQTCSTRIMAYMSELQKMKQAQVMQKVTRRSSDAGPMDDRLPCKGKVAISDLRIPLMWKDTEYFKNKGELHRCAVFCLLQLGGEIFDTDMVTVDRTLTDICFDNTIVFSEADPAFELRVELYSCCSEEDFTAGSTPRKLASKLSSSLGRSAGKKLRAAMEPGPCSPVTNGGACPLLLPVPSVPGPKYHLLAHTTLSLSHAQDNFRTHDLTISGNEECSYWLPLYGSVCCRLAAQPQCMTQQMMSGPLKVSLGGGPHNWTKVYAFLKGTSLSCYRRQEDIQDGVDPAFTIAINKETRIRVSDKDAQGKAQNVSISNRYGGEDVTHTLTTDSREETHRWMEAFWQHFYDMSTWKQCCDDLMKIEQPSPRKPTPLTLKQGSLYHEMVLSPLAAPSCEGLLLQDNAVSAEIRALLSSYYNDR; via the exons GACAGCGACATCCAGAAAAAAATCGACCATGAGATCCGGATGCGCGACGGGGCCTGCAAGCTCCTGGCTGCCTGCTCCCAGCGAGATCAGGCCTTGGAGGCGGCCAAGAGCCTGCAGACGTGCAGCACCCGCATAATGGCTTACATGTCCGAGCTGCAGAAGATGAAGCAGGCGCAGGTCATGCAGAAGGTGACGCGGAGGTCATCGGACGCGGGGCCCATGGATGACAGGCTGCCGTGCAAAGGGAAAGTGGCCATATCAG ATCTACGTATACCTCTCATGTGGAAAGACACGGAGTACTTCAAGAACAAAGGAG AGCTCCATCGCTGTGCGGTGTTTTGCCTCCTGCAGTTAGGAGGAGAGATCTTTGACACGGACATGGTGACAGTAGACCGGACGCTCACGGACATTTGCTTCGACAACACCATTGTATT CAGCGAAGCCGATCCCGCTTTCGAGCTGCGTGTTGAGCTGTACAGCTGCTGCTCAGAGGAGGACTTCACGGCGGGGAGTACGCCACGGAAGCTAGCCAGCAAGCTGAGCTCCTCCTTGGGCCGCTCGGCTGGGAAGAAGCTGCGGGCCGCCATGGAGCCCGGTCCGTGCAGCCCGGTCACCAATGGAGGGGCGTGTCCGCTTCTGCTGCCCGTTCCTTCTGTACC GGGCCCAAAGTACCACCTGCTCGCTCACACCACCCTGTCGCTGTCACACGCCCAGGACAATTTTCGCACACACGACCTCACCATTTCAGGCAACG aAGAATGCTCCTACTGGCTGCCTCTCTACGGAAGTGTGTGTTGCCGGCTTGCAGCCCAGCCTCAGTGTATGACCCAGCAGATGATGAGCGGACCTTTGAAAGTGTCG CTTGGAGGTGGCCCACACAATTGGACAAAAGTCTACGCGTTCCTGAAAGGAACGAGCCTCTCCTGCTACCGACGACAAGAAGACATTCAGGACGGCGTCGACCCGGCGTTCACCATTGCCATCAACAAG GAGACCAGAATACGCGTGTCGGATAAGGACGCCCAGGGCAAAGCTCAGAACGTTTCCATCAGTAACCGGTACGGCGGCGAAGACGTCACGCACACGCTGACCACAGACAGTCGAGAGGAGACACATAGGTGGATGGAAGCCTTCTGGCAACACTTTTATGACATGA gcacgtggaagCAGTGCTGTGACGACTTGATGAAAATTGAACAGCCGTCACCACGGAAACCGACTCCCCTCACACTGAAGCAAGGCTCCCTTTACCATGAAATGG TGCTGT CCCCCCTTGCCGCACCCTCCTGTGAGGGTCTTCTGCTGCAAGACAATGCCGTGTCTGCCGAGATTCGTGCTCTTCTCTCGTCCTATTACAATGACAGGTGA